Proteins encoded within one genomic window of Macaca fascicularis isolate 582-1 chromosome 16, T2T-MFA8v1.1:
- the SLC4A1 gene encoding band 3 anion transport protein isoform X1: MEELQDDYEDVLEENLELEEYEDPGVLKPQVEEPAAHDTEATATDYHTTSRPGTHEVYVELQELVMDEKNQELRWMEAARWVRLEENLGENGAWGRPHLSHLTFWSLLQLHKVFTKGTVLLDLQETSLAGVANQLLDRFIFEDQIRPQDREELLRVLLLKHSHAGELEALGGVKPAVLTRSGEPLLSQHSSLETQLFCEQGDGGTEGHSPSGILEKIPPDSEATLVLVGRAAFLEQPVLGFVRLQEAAELEAVEQPVPVRFLFVLLGPDDLHMDCTQLGRAAATLMSERVFRIHAYMAQSREELLRSLKGFLDCSLVLPPTDAPSEQALLSLVPVQRELLRRRYQPSPAKPDSSFYKGLDLNGGLGGPGGPDDPLQQTGQLFGGLVRDIRRRYPYYLSDITDAFSPQVLAAVIFIYFAALSPAITFGGLLGEKTGNQMGVSELLISTAVQGILFALLGAQPLLVVGFSGPLLVFEEAFFSFCESNGLEYIVGRVWIGFWLILLVVLVVAFEGSFLVRFISRYTQEIFSFLISLIFIYETFSKLIKIFQDHPLQKIYDHNVLMVPKPQGPLPNTALLSLVLMAGTFFFAVMLRKFKNSSYFPGKLRRVIGDFGVPISILIMVLVDFFIEETYTQKLSVPDGFKVSNSSARGWIIHPLGLRSHFPIWMMFASALPALLVFILIFLESQITTLIVSKPERKMVKGSGFHLDLLLVVGMGGVAALFGMPWLSATTVRSVTHANALTVMGKASTPGAAAQIQEVKEQRISGLLVSVLVGLSILMEPILSRIPLAVLFGIFLYMGVTSLSGIQLFDRILLLLKPPKYHPDVPYVKRVKTWRMHLFTGIQIVCLAVLWVVKSTPASLALPFVLILTVPLRRVLLPLIFRNLELQCLDADDAKATFDEEEGRDVYDEVAMPV, encoded by the exons ATGGAGGAGCTGCAG GATGATTATGAAGACGTGTTGGAGGAGAATCTGGAGCTGGAGGAATATGAAGACCCAGGCGTCCTCAAGCCCCAGGTGGAGGAACCAGCAG CTCACGACACCGAGGCGACAGCCACAGACTACCACACCACATCGCGCCCGGGTACCCACGAG GTCTATGTGGAGCTACAGGAGCTGGTGATGGATGAAAAGAACCAGGAACTGAGATGGATGGAGGCGGCGCGCTGGGTGCGACTGGAGGAGAACCTGGGGGAGAACGGGGCCTGGGGCCGCCCGCACCTCTCTCACCTCACCTTCTGGAGCCTTCTACAGTTGCACAAAGTCTTCACCAAGG GTACCGTCCTCCTGGACCTGCAAGAGACCTCCCTGGCTGGAGTGGCCAATCAACTGCTAGACAGGTTTATCTTTGAGGACCAGATCCGGCCTCAGGACCGAGAGGAGCTGCTCCGGGTCCTGCTGCTCAAACACAG CCATGCCGGAGAGCTGGAGGCCCTGGGGGGTGTGAAGCCTGCGGTCCTGACGCGCTCTGGGGAGCCTCTGCTCTCTCAACACTCCTCACTGGAGACACAGCTCTTCTGTGAGCAG GGAGATGGGGGCACAGAAGGACACTCACCATCTGGAATTCTGGAAAAGATTCCCCCGGATTCAGAGGCCACGCTGGTGCTAGTAG GCCGAGCCGCCTTCCTGGAGCAGCCAGTGCTGGGCTTCGTGAGGCTGCAGGAGGCAGCGGAGCTGGAGGCAGTGGAGCAGCCCGTGCCTGTACGCTTCCTCTTTGTATTGCTGGGACCTGACGACCTCCACATGGATTGCACACAGCTCGGCCGGGCCGCTGCCACCCTCATGTCAGAGAGG GTGTTCCGTATACATGCCTACATGGCTCAGAGCCGAGAGGAGCTGCTGCGCTCCCTGAAGGGCTTCCTGGACTGCAGCCTAGTGCTGCCTCCCACTGATGCCCCCTCCGAGCAGGCACTGCTCAGTCTGGTACCTGTGCAGAGGGAGCTGCTTCGAAGACGCtaccagcccagccctgccaagCCAGACTCCAGCTTCTACAAGGGCCTAG ACTTAAATGGGGGCCTAGGGGGTCCCGGGGGCCCAGACGATCCTCTGCAGCAGACAGGCCAGCTTTTCGGGGGCCTGGTGCGTGACATCCGGCGCCGCTACCCCTATTACCTGAGTGACATCACAGATGCGTTCAGCCCCCAGGTCCTGGCTGCCGTCATCTTCATCTACTTTGCTGCCCTGTCACCCGCCATCACATTCGGTGGCCTCCTGG GAGAAAAGACCGGGAACCAGATGGGAGTGTCGGAGCTGCTGATCTCCACGGCAGTGCAAGGCATTCTCTTCGCCCTCCTGGGGGCTCAGCCCCTGCTTGTGGTTGGCTTCTCAGGACCCCTGCTGGTGTTTGAAGAAGCCTTCTTCTCG TTCTGTGAGAGCAACGGTCTAGAGTACATCGTGGGCCGTGTGTGGATCGGCTTCTGGCTCATCCtgctggtggtgctggtggtggccTTCGAGGGTAGCTTCCTGGTCCGTTTCATCTCCCGCTATACCCAGGAGATCTTCTCCTTCCTCATCTCCCTCATCTTCATCTATGAGACCTTCTCCAAGCTGATCAAG ATCTTCCAGGACCACCCACTGCAGAAGATTTATGACCACAATGTGTTGATGGTGCCCAAACCTCAGGGCCCCCTGCCCAACACAGCCCTCCTCTCCCTTGTGCTCATGGCTGGTACTTTCTTCTTTGCCGTGATGCTGCGAAAGTTCAAGAACAGCTCCTACTTCCCTGGCAAG CTTCGTCGGGTCATCGGGGACTTTGGGGTCCCCATCTCCATCCTGATCATGGTCCTGGTGGATTTCTTCATTGAGGAAACCTATACCCAG AAACTCTCAGTGCCTGATGGCTTCAAGGTGTCCAACTCCTCAGCCCGGGGCTGGATCATCCACCCACTGGGCTTGCGTTCCCACTTTCCCATCTGGATGATGTTTGCCTCCGCCCTGCCTGCTCTGCTGGTCTTCATCCTCATATTCCTGGAGTCTCAGATCACCAC GCTGATTGTCAGCAAACCCGAGCGCAAGATGGTCAAGGGCTCCGGCTTCCACCTGGACCTGCTGCTGGTAGTGGGCATGGGCGGGGTGGCTGCCCTCTTTGGGATGCCCTGGCTCAGTGCCACCACTGTGCGTTCCGTCACCCATGCCAACGCTCTCACTGTCATGGGCAAAGCCAGCACCCCAGGGGCTGCAGCCCAGATCCAGGAGGTCAAAGAGCAGCGGATCAGTGGACTCCTGGTCTCTGTGCTTGTGG GCCTGTCCATCCTCATGGAGCCCATCCTGTCCCGCATCCCCCTGGCTGTACTGTTTGGCATCTTCCTCTACATGGGGGTCACATCGCTCAGCGGCATCCAGCTTTTTGACCGCATCTTGCTTCTGCTCAAGCCACCCAAGTACCACCCAGATGTGCCCTACGTCAAGCGG GTGAAGACCTGGCGCATGCACTTGTTCACGGGCATCCAGATCGTCTGCCTGGCAGTGCTGTGGGTGGTGAAGTCCACGCCGGcctccctggccctgcccttcgTCCTCATCCTCACTGTGCCGCTGCGGCGCGTCCTGCTGCCGCTCATCTTCAGGAACCTGGAGCTTCAGTGT
- the SLC4A1 gene encoding band 3 anion transport protein isoform X2 translates to MEELQDDYEDVLEENLELEEYEDPGVLKPQVEEPAAHDTEATATDYHTTSRPGTHEVYVELQELVMDEKNQELRWMEAARWVRLEENLGENGAWGRPHLSHLTFWSLLQLHKVFTKGTVLLDLQETSLAGVANQLLDRFIFEDQIRPQDREELLRVLLLKHSHAGELEALGGVKPAVLTRSGEPLLSQHSSLETQLFCEQGDGGTEGHSPSGILEKIPPDSEATLVLVGRAAFLEQPVLGFVRLQEAAELEAVEQPVPVRFLFVLLGPDDLHMDCTQLGRAAATLMSERVFRIHAYMAQSREELLRSLKGFLDCSLVLPPTDAPSEQALLSLVPVQRELLRRRYQPSPAKPDSSFYKGLDLNGGLGGPGGPDDPLQQTGQLFGGLVRDIRRRYPYYLSDITDAFSPQVLAAVIFIYFAALSPAITFGGLLGEKTGNQMGVSELLISTAVQGILFALLGAQPLLVVGFSGPLLVFEEAFFSFCESNGLEYIVGRVWIGFWLILLVVLVVAFEGSFLVRFISRYTQEIFSFLISLIFIYETFSKLIKIFQDHPLQKIYDHNVLMVPKPQGPLPNTALLSLVLMAGTFFFAVMLRKFKNSSYFPGKKLSVPDGFKVSNSSARGWIIHPLGLRSHFPIWMMFASALPALLVFILIFLESQITTLIVSKPERKMVKGSGFHLDLLLVVGMGGVAALFGMPWLSATTVRSVTHANALTVMGKASTPGAAAQIQEVKEQRISGLLVSVLVGLSILMEPILSRIPLAVLFGIFLYMGVTSLSGIQLFDRILLLLKPPKYHPDVPYVKRVKTWRMHLFTGIQIVCLAVLWVVKSTPASLALPFVLILTVPLRRVLLPLIFRNLELQCLDADDAKATFDEEEGRDVYDEVAMPV, encoded by the exons ATGGAGGAGCTGCAG GATGATTATGAAGACGTGTTGGAGGAGAATCTGGAGCTGGAGGAATATGAAGACCCAGGCGTCCTCAAGCCCCAGGTGGAGGAACCAGCAG CTCACGACACCGAGGCGACAGCCACAGACTACCACACCACATCGCGCCCGGGTACCCACGAG GTCTATGTGGAGCTACAGGAGCTGGTGATGGATGAAAAGAACCAGGAACTGAGATGGATGGAGGCGGCGCGCTGGGTGCGACTGGAGGAGAACCTGGGGGAGAACGGGGCCTGGGGCCGCCCGCACCTCTCTCACCTCACCTTCTGGAGCCTTCTACAGTTGCACAAAGTCTTCACCAAGG GTACCGTCCTCCTGGACCTGCAAGAGACCTCCCTGGCTGGAGTGGCCAATCAACTGCTAGACAGGTTTATCTTTGAGGACCAGATCCGGCCTCAGGACCGAGAGGAGCTGCTCCGGGTCCTGCTGCTCAAACACAG CCATGCCGGAGAGCTGGAGGCCCTGGGGGGTGTGAAGCCTGCGGTCCTGACGCGCTCTGGGGAGCCTCTGCTCTCTCAACACTCCTCACTGGAGACACAGCTCTTCTGTGAGCAG GGAGATGGGGGCACAGAAGGACACTCACCATCTGGAATTCTGGAAAAGATTCCCCCGGATTCAGAGGCCACGCTGGTGCTAGTAG GCCGAGCCGCCTTCCTGGAGCAGCCAGTGCTGGGCTTCGTGAGGCTGCAGGAGGCAGCGGAGCTGGAGGCAGTGGAGCAGCCCGTGCCTGTACGCTTCCTCTTTGTATTGCTGGGACCTGACGACCTCCACATGGATTGCACACAGCTCGGCCGGGCCGCTGCCACCCTCATGTCAGAGAGG GTGTTCCGTATACATGCCTACATGGCTCAGAGCCGAGAGGAGCTGCTGCGCTCCCTGAAGGGCTTCCTGGACTGCAGCCTAGTGCTGCCTCCCACTGATGCCCCCTCCGAGCAGGCACTGCTCAGTCTGGTACCTGTGCAGAGGGAGCTGCTTCGAAGACGCtaccagcccagccctgccaagCCAGACTCCAGCTTCTACAAGGGCCTAG ACTTAAATGGGGGCCTAGGGGGTCCCGGGGGCCCAGACGATCCTCTGCAGCAGACAGGCCAGCTTTTCGGGGGCCTGGTGCGTGACATCCGGCGCCGCTACCCCTATTACCTGAGTGACATCACAGATGCGTTCAGCCCCCAGGTCCTGGCTGCCGTCATCTTCATCTACTTTGCTGCCCTGTCACCCGCCATCACATTCGGTGGCCTCCTGG GAGAAAAGACCGGGAACCAGATGGGAGTGTCGGAGCTGCTGATCTCCACGGCAGTGCAAGGCATTCTCTTCGCCCTCCTGGGGGCTCAGCCCCTGCTTGTGGTTGGCTTCTCAGGACCCCTGCTGGTGTTTGAAGAAGCCTTCTTCTCG TTCTGTGAGAGCAACGGTCTAGAGTACATCGTGGGCCGTGTGTGGATCGGCTTCTGGCTCATCCtgctggtggtgctggtggtggccTTCGAGGGTAGCTTCCTGGTCCGTTTCATCTCCCGCTATACCCAGGAGATCTTCTCCTTCCTCATCTCCCTCATCTTCATCTATGAGACCTTCTCCAAGCTGATCAAG ATCTTCCAGGACCACCCACTGCAGAAGATTTATGACCACAATGTGTTGATGGTGCCCAAACCTCAGGGCCCCCTGCCCAACACAGCCCTCCTCTCCCTTGTGCTCATGGCTGGTACTTTCTTCTTTGCCGTGATGCTGCGAAAGTTCAAGAACAGCTCCTACTTCCCTGGCAAG AAACTCTCAGTGCCTGATGGCTTCAAGGTGTCCAACTCCTCAGCCCGGGGCTGGATCATCCACCCACTGGGCTTGCGTTCCCACTTTCCCATCTGGATGATGTTTGCCTCCGCCCTGCCTGCTCTGCTGGTCTTCATCCTCATATTCCTGGAGTCTCAGATCACCAC GCTGATTGTCAGCAAACCCGAGCGCAAGATGGTCAAGGGCTCCGGCTTCCACCTGGACCTGCTGCTGGTAGTGGGCATGGGCGGGGTGGCTGCCCTCTTTGGGATGCCCTGGCTCAGTGCCACCACTGTGCGTTCCGTCACCCATGCCAACGCTCTCACTGTCATGGGCAAAGCCAGCACCCCAGGGGCTGCAGCCCAGATCCAGGAGGTCAAAGAGCAGCGGATCAGTGGACTCCTGGTCTCTGTGCTTGTGG GCCTGTCCATCCTCATGGAGCCCATCCTGTCCCGCATCCCCCTGGCTGTACTGTTTGGCATCTTCCTCTACATGGGGGTCACATCGCTCAGCGGCATCCAGCTTTTTGACCGCATCTTGCTTCTGCTCAAGCCACCCAAGTACCACCCAGATGTGCCCTACGTCAAGCGG GTGAAGACCTGGCGCATGCACTTGTTCACGGGCATCCAGATCGTCTGCCTGGCAGTGCTGTGGGTGGTGAAGTCCACGCCGGcctccctggccctgcccttcgTCCTCATCCTCACTGTGCCGCTGCGGCGCGTCCTGCTGCCGCTCATCTTCAGGAACCTGGAGCTTCAGTGT
- the SLC4A1 gene encoding band 3 anion transport protein isoform X4: MDEKNQELRWMEAARWVRLEENLGENGAWGRPHLSHLTFWSLLQLHKVFTKGTVLLDLQETSLAGVANQLLDRFIFEDQIRPQDREELLRVLLLKHSHAGELEALGGVKPAVLTRSGEPLLSQHSSLETQLFCEQGDGGTEGHSPSGILEKIPPDSEATLVLVGRAAFLEQPVLGFVRLQEAAELEAVEQPVPVRFLFVLLGPDDLHMDCTQLGRAAATLMSERVFRIHAYMAQSREELLRSLKGFLDCSLVLPPTDAPSEQALLSLVPVQRELLRRRYQPSPAKPDSSFYKGLDLNGGLGGPGGPDDPLQQTGQLFGGLVRDIRRRYPYYLSDITDAFSPQVLAAVIFIYFAALSPAITFGGLLGEKTGNQMGVSELLISTAVQGILFALLGAQPLLVVGFSGPLLVFEEAFFSFCESNGLEYIVGRVWIGFWLILLVVLVVAFEGSFLVRFISRYTQEIFSFLISLIFIYETFSKLIKIFQDHPLQKIYDHNVLMVPKPQGPLPNTALLSLVLMAGTFFFAVMLRKFKNSSYFPGKKLSVPDGFKVSNSSARGWIIHPLGLRSHFPIWMMFASALPALLVFILIFLESQITTLIVSKPERKMVKGSGFHLDLLLVVGMGGVAALFGMPWLSATTVRSVTHANALTVMGKASTPGAAAQIQEVKEQRISGLLVSVLVGLSILMEPILSRIPLAVLFGIFLYMGVTSLSGIQLFDRILLLLKPPKYHPDVPYVKRVKTWRMHLFTGIQIVCLAVLWVVKSTPASLALPFVLILTVPLRRVLLPLIFRNLELQCLDADDAKATFDEEEGRDVYDEVAMPV, from the exons ATGGATGAAAAGAACCAGGAACTGAGATGGATGGAGGCGGCGCGCTGGGTGCGACTGGAGGAGAACCTGGGGGAGAACGGGGCCTGGGGCCGCCCGCACCTCTCTCACCTCACCTTCTGGAGCCTTCTACAGTTGCACAAAGTCTTCACCAAGG GTACCGTCCTCCTGGACCTGCAAGAGACCTCCCTGGCTGGAGTGGCCAATCAACTGCTAGACAGGTTTATCTTTGAGGACCAGATCCGGCCTCAGGACCGAGAGGAGCTGCTCCGGGTCCTGCTGCTCAAACACAG CCATGCCGGAGAGCTGGAGGCCCTGGGGGGTGTGAAGCCTGCGGTCCTGACGCGCTCTGGGGAGCCTCTGCTCTCTCAACACTCCTCACTGGAGACACAGCTCTTCTGTGAGCAG GGAGATGGGGGCACAGAAGGACACTCACCATCTGGAATTCTGGAAAAGATTCCCCCGGATTCAGAGGCCACGCTGGTGCTAGTAG GCCGAGCCGCCTTCCTGGAGCAGCCAGTGCTGGGCTTCGTGAGGCTGCAGGAGGCAGCGGAGCTGGAGGCAGTGGAGCAGCCCGTGCCTGTACGCTTCCTCTTTGTATTGCTGGGACCTGACGACCTCCACATGGATTGCACACAGCTCGGCCGGGCCGCTGCCACCCTCATGTCAGAGAGG GTGTTCCGTATACATGCCTACATGGCTCAGAGCCGAGAGGAGCTGCTGCGCTCCCTGAAGGGCTTCCTGGACTGCAGCCTAGTGCTGCCTCCCACTGATGCCCCCTCCGAGCAGGCACTGCTCAGTCTGGTACCTGTGCAGAGGGAGCTGCTTCGAAGACGCtaccagcccagccctgccaagCCAGACTCCAGCTTCTACAAGGGCCTAG ACTTAAATGGGGGCCTAGGGGGTCCCGGGGGCCCAGACGATCCTCTGCAGCAGACAGGCCAGCTTTTCGGGGGCCTGGTGCGTGACATCCGGCGCCGCTACCCCTATTACCTGAGTGACATCACAGATGCGTTCAGCCCCCAGGTCCTGGCTGCCGTCATCTTCATCTACTTTGCTGCCCTGTCACCCGCCATCACATTCGGTGGCCTCCTGG GAGAAAAGACCGGGAACCAGATGGGAGTGTCGGAGCTGCTGATCTCCACGGCAGTGCAAGGCATTCTCTTCGCCCTCCTGGGGGCTCAGCCCCTGCTTGTGGTTGGCTTCTCAGGACCCCTGCTGGTGTTTGAAGAAGCCTTCTTCTCG TTCTGTGAGAGCAACGGTCTAGAGTACATCGTGGGCCGTGTGTGGATCGGCTTCTGGCTCATCCtgctggtggtgctggtggtggccTTCGAGGGTAGCTTCCTGGTCCGTTTCATCTCCCGCTATACCCAGGAGATCTTCTCCTTCCTCATCTCCCTCATCTTCATCTATGAGACCTTCTCCAAGCTGATCAAG ATCTTCCAGGACCACCCACTGCAGAAGATTTATGACCACAATGTGTTGATGGTGCCCAAACCTCAGGGCCCCCTGCCCAACACAGCCCTCCTCTCCCTTGTGCTCATGGCTGGTACTTTCTTCTTTGCCGTGATGCTGCGAAAGTTCAAGAACAGCTCCTACTTCCCTGGCAAG AAACTCTCAGTGCCTGATGGCTTCAAGGTGTCCAACTCCTCAGCCCGGGGCTGGATCATCCACCCACTGGGCTTGCGTTCCCACTTTCCCATCTGGATGATGTTTGCCTCCGCCCTGCCTGCTCTGCTGGTCTTCATCCTCATATTCCTGGAGTCTCAGATCACCAC GCTGATTGTCAGCAAACCCGAGCGCAAGATGGTCAAGGGCTCCGGCTTCCACCTGGACCTGCTGCTGGTAGTGGGCATGGGCGGGGTGGCTGCCCTCTTTGGGATGCCCTGGCTCAGTGCCACCACTGTGCGTTCCGTCACCCATGCCAACGCTCTCACTGTCATGGGCAAAGCCAGCACCCCAGGGGCTGCAGCCCAGATCCAGGAGGTCAAAGAGCAGCGGATCAGTGGACTCCTGGTCTCTGTGCTTGTGG GCCTGTCCATCCTCATGGAGCCCATCCTGTCCCGCATCCCCCTGGCTGTACTGTTTGGCATCTTCCTCTACATGGGGGTCACATCGCTCAGCGGCATCCAGCTTTTTGACCGCATCTTGCTTCTGCTCAAGCCACCCAAGTACCACCCAGATGTGCCCTACGTCAAGCGG GTGAAGACCTGGCGCATGCACTTGTTCACGGGCATCCAGATCGTCTGCCTGGCAGTGCTGTGGGTGGTGAAGTCCACGCCGGcctccctggccctgcccttcgTCCTCATCCTCACTGTGCCGCTGCGGCGCGTCCTGCTGCCGCTCATCTTCAGGAACCTGGAGCTTCAGTGT
- the SLC4A1 gene encoding band 3 anion transport protein isoform X3, which produces MDEKNQELRWMEAARWVRLEENLGENGAWGRPHLSHLTFWSLLQLHKVFTKGTVLLDLQETSLAGVANQLLDRFIFEDQIRPQDREELLRVLLLKHSHAGELEALGGVKPAVLTRSGEPLLSQHSSLETQLFCEQGDGGTEGHSPSGILEKIPPDSEATLVLVGRAAFLEQPVLGFVRLQEAAELEAVEQPVPVRFLFVLLGPDDLHMDCTQLGRAAATLMSERVFRIHAYMAQSREELLRSLKGFLDCSLVLPPTDAPSEQALLSLVPVQRELLRRRYQPSPAKPDSSFYKGLDLNGGLGGPGGPDDPLQQTGQLFGGLVRDIRRRYPYYLSDITDAFSPQVLAAVIFIYFAALSPAITFGGLLGEKTGNQMGVSELLISTAVQGILFALLGAQPLLVVGFSGPLLVFEEAFFSFCESNGLEYIVGRVWIGFWLILLVVLVVAFEGSFLVRFISRYTQEIFSFLISLIFIYETFSKLIKIFQDHPLQKIYDHNVLMVPKPQGPLPNTALLSLVLMAGTFFFAVMLRKFKNSSYFPGKLRRVIGDFGVPISILIMVLVDFFIEETYTQKLSVPDGFKVSNSSARGWIIHPLGLRSHFPIWMMFASALPALLVFILIFLESQITTLIVSKPERKMVKGSGFHLDLLLVVGMGGVAALFGMPWLSATTVRSVTHANALTVMGKASTPGAAAQIQEVKEQRISGLLVSVLVGLSILMEPILSRIPLAVLFGIFLYMGVTSLSGIQLFDRILLLLKPPKYHPDVPYVKRVKTWRMHLFTGIQIVCLAVLWVVKSTPASLALPFVLILTVPLRRVLLPLIFRNLELQCLDADDAKATFDEEEGRDVYDEVAMPV; this is translated from the exons ATGGATGAAAAGAACCAGGAACTGAGATGGATGGAGGCGGCGCGCTGGGTGCGACTGGAGGAGAACCTGGGGGAGAACGGGGCCTGGGGCCGCCCGCACCTCTCTCACCTCACCTTCTGGAGCCTTCTACAGTTGCACAAAGTCTTCACCAAGG GTACCGTCCTCCTGGACCTGCAAGAGACCTCCCTGGCTGGAGTGGCCAATCAACTGCTAGACAGGTTTATCTTTGAGGACCAGATCCGGCCTCAGGACCGAGAGGAGCTGCTCCGGGTCCTGCTGCTCAAACACAG CCATGCCGGAGAGCTGGAGGCCCTGGGGGGTGTGAAGCCTGCGGTCCTGACGCGCTCTGGGGAGCCTCTGCTCTCTCAACACTCCTCACTGGAGACACAGCTCTTCTGTGAGCAG GGAGATGGGGGCACAGAAGGACACTCACCATCTGGAATTCTGGAAAAGATTCCCCCGGATTCAGAGGCCACGCTGGTGCTAGTAG GCCGAGCCGCCTTCCTGGAGCAGCCAGTGCTGGGCTTCGTGAGGCTGCAGGAGGCAGCGGAGCTGGAGGCAGTGGAGCAGCCCGTGCCTGTACGCTTCCTCTTTGTATTGCTGGGACCTGACGACCTCCACATGGATTGCACACAGCTCGGCCGGGCCGCTGCCACCCTCATGTCAGAGAGG GTGTTCCGTATACATGCCTACATGGCTCAGAGCCGAGAGGAGCTGCTGCGCTCCCTGAAGGGCTTCCTGGACTGCAGCCTAGTGCTGCCTCCCACTGATGCCCCCTCCGAGCAGGCACTGCTCAGTCTGGTACCTGTGCAGAGGGAGCTGCTTCGAAGACGCtaccagcccagccctgccaagCCAGACTCCAGCTTCTACAAGGGCCTAG ACTTAAATGGGGGCCTAGGGGGTCCCGGGGGCCCAGACGATCCTCTGCAGCAGACAGGCCAGCTTTTCGGGGGCCTGGTGCGTGACATCCGGCGCCGCTACCCCTATTACCTGAGTGACATCACAGATGCGTTCAGCCCCCAGGTCCTGGCTGCCGTCATCTTCATCTACTTTGCTGCCCTGTCACCCGCCATCACATTCGGTGGCCTCCTGG GAGAAAAGACCGGGAACCAGATGGGAGTGTCGGAGCTGCTGATCTCCACGGCAGTGCAAGGCATTCTCTTCGCCCTCCTGGGGGCTCAGCCCCTGCTTGTGGTTGGCTTCTCAGGACCCCTGCTGGTGTTTGAAGAAGCCTTCTTCTCG TTCTGTGAGAGCAACGGTCTAGAGTACATCGTGGGCCGTGTGTGGATCGGCTTCTGGCTCATCCtgctggtggtgctggtggtggccTTCGAGGGTAGCTTCCTGGTCCGTTTCATCTCCCGCTATACCCAGGAGATCTTCTCCTTCCTCATCTCCCTCATCTTCATCTATGAGACCTTCTCCAAGCTGATCAAG ATCTTCCAGGACCACCCACTGCAGAAGATTTATGACCACAATGTGTTGATGGTGCCCAAACCTCAGGGCCCCCTGCCCAACACAGCCCTCCTCTCCCTTGTGCTCATGGCTGGTACTTTCTTCTTTGCCGTGATGCTGCGAAAGTTCAAGAACAGCTCCTACTTCCCTGGCAAG CTTCGTCGGGTCATCGGGGACTTTGGGGTCCCCATCTCCATCCTGATCATGGTCCTGGTGGATTTCTTCATTGAGGAAACCTATACCCAG AAACTCTCAGTGCCTGATGGCTTCAAGGTGTCCAACTCCTCAGCCCGGGGCTGGATCATCCACCCACTGGGCTTGCGTTCCCACTTTCCCATCTGGATGATGTTTGCCTCCGCCCTGCCTGCTCTGCTGGTCTTCATCCTCATATTCCTGGAGTCTCAGATCACCAC GCTGATTGTCAGCAAACCCGAGCGCAAGATGGTCAAGGGCTCCGGCTTCCACCTGGACCTGCTGCTGGTAGTGGGCATGGGCGGGGTGGCTGCCCTCTTTGGGATGCCCTGGCTCAGTGCCACCACTGTGCGTTCCGTCACCCATGCCAACGCTCTCACTGTCATGGGCAAAGCCAGCACCCCAGGGGCTGCAGCCCAGATCCAGGAGGTCAAAGAGCAGCGGATCAGTGGACTCCTGGTCTCTGTGCTTGTGG GCCTGTCCATCCTCATGGAGCCCATCCTGTCCCGCATCCCCCTGGCTGTACTGTTTGGCATCTTCCTCTACATGGGGGTCACATCGCTCAGCGGCATCCAGCTTTTTGACCGCATCTTGCTTCTGCTCAAGCCACCCAAGTACCACCCAGATGTGCCCTACGTCAAGCGG GTGAAGACCTGGCGCATGCACTTGTTCACGGGCATCCAGATCGTCTGCCTGGCAGTGCTGTGGGTGGTGAAGTCCACGCCGGcctccctggccctgcccttcgTCCTCATCCTCACTGTGCCGCTGCGGCGCGTCCTGCTGCCGCTCATCTTCAGGAACCTGGAGCTTCAGTGT